The Tenuifilum thalassicum genome includes the window AGATGCTTTGCTCGAAAAATTGCTGATGAATTTATTGCTTTTGGTTGTTCTAATGTGATTATGGTGACTAACCGCTTGGTAGTAAATGAAATAGAAAGTGGTGATTATGGTTTGGATGACATAATCGTAGTAAATAACTCAAAACCAGAAGTTGGTAGGTTTTACTCGCTTTACCTTGCGGCTCAAAACATTCCATCTAACAGCTATGCTTTCATTGTAAATGCCGATAATCCATTTGTTACACCGATAGTGTTAAAGCATTTATGGGACCAAAGAATGGAAGCCGAGTATATTTGCCCTGCCTACCTTGGAAAAGGTGGACATCCAATTCTTATTTCACCAAAAATAATAAGTGATATAAAATCCAAAACAGATTTTGATGTAAATCTTAAGGAGTTTTTAAACATATTTACTAAGCATTATGTTAATGTTGATGATCCAAGAATTCTTGTCAATATCAACTCTCCCGATGATTACCAAAACTATTTTAAGATAGTTAGATAGGTTTCCTTTAAAAATGATTTTAGTTTATTCTCGGCCTAACAATTATCGAGAATAAACTGCGGCTAATAGATTTAACCACAGTGAACTAGCAAAACTGCTACTATGAGTATATGCTCTCGTCGAACAGTGAACACGATTCTGGTTTTGTAAATCGTTTACAACGTGGCTGACAGTCGACACAAAGGTTTATTGCTTCGTTGTTTTGTGCTTTAGCAGCCCAGTCGGGGTCGGTGAGCATATCGCGCCCAATGGCTACCATATCAACCAAACCTTGCGACACAAGTAAATTAGCCCTTTCAGGTGTTTTGATTTGATTAACTGCTATTACGGGTATATTAACATGCTTCTTTATTTGGGTGCCCATGTAAACAATTTGGTTAAAATCAAATCTTGCAGGTAGTTCTGGTTTAATACCTGTTGTACCGCCATGCGAAACATGAAGGTAGTGAACACCATATTGCTCCAAAAGTTTTGAAATAGCAACGCCATCGTCAAGGGTGGGGGAGCATCCGGCAATGCGGTATCCAATTATGAAACTTTCTGGAATGGTAGATTTAATCCCATCAATAATTTCCTTAGCAAGCCTTAATCTGTTCTCATGTGAACCTCCATAGCTATCGGTTCGGTGGTTAATTGCCGATGTGGCAAACTGATTAAGCAGATATCCATGTGCCCCATGTAGCTCTACACCGTCGAAACCAGCCTGGTAGGCTCTTTGAGCAGCCTGAATAAAATCGTTTCGTAGCTGAATAATCTGCTCCTTCGACATTTCGGCAGAATATTCTTTCTCATTATCTATGGATGGCCCGTAAGCAAATTTGCATAATCGCTTGTGTGTTAAAAGTCCTGCGTGGTGTATCTGAATTAATGCAACCGCTCCTTGCGATTTTATAGCCTGGGCAATCTCAGCCAGCTTATCGATATGGCTATCGTCCCATAAACCAAGCTGGTAGCTAAAAATTCGTCCATGTGGTTGAACGCAAGTAGCCTCAACAATAATAAGTCCAGCACCACCTTTGGCAATTCGTTTGTAATGCACAACATGCTTGTTATTTGCAAAACCTTCCTTATCGCCCCAACCAAAGTTTACAATAGGAGGTAGAACCACACGG containing:
- a CDS encoding oxidoreductase, encoding MDIFTPIQINGITIKNRVVLPPIVNFGWGDKEGFANNKHVVHYKRIAKGGAGLIIVEATCVQPHGRIFSYQLGLWDDSHIDKLAEIAQAIKSQGAVALIQIHHAGLLTHKRLCKFAYGPSIDNEKEYSAEMSKEQIIQLRNDFIQAAQRAYQAGFDGVELHGAHGYLLNQFATSAINHRTDSYGGSHENRLRLAKEIIDGIKSTIPESFIIGYRIAGCSPTLDDGVAISKLLEQYGVHYLHVSHGGTTGIKPELPARFDFNQIVYMGTQIKKHVNIPVIAVNQIKTPERANLLVSQGLVDMVAIGRDMLTDPDWAAKAQNNEAINLCVDCQPRCKRFTKPESCSLFDESIYS
- a CDS encoding nucleotidyltransferase family protein: MKENFSAIILAAGYSGRMGHHKALLRFDPKRCFARKIADEFIAFGCSNVIMVTNRLVVNEIESGDYGLDDIIVVNNSKPEVGRFYSLYLAAQNIPSNSYAFIVNADNPFVTPIVLKHLWDQRMEAEYICPAYLGKGGHPILISPKIISDIKSKTDFDVNLKEFLNIFTKHYVNVDDPRILVNINSPDDYQNYFKIVR